In one Sporomusa sphaeroides DSM 2875 genomic region, the following are encoded:
- a CDS encoding amino acid ABC transporter ATP-binding protein has product MISIKNLHKKFGNLHVLKGVNAHISEQEVVVIIGPSGSGKSTLLRCMNYLEQPTEGEIIVDGIPLTNEANINKVREEVGMVFQRFNLFPHMTVLQNIALAPVKVRKLTQPEADKIARDLLEKVGLEDKADAYPDQLSGGQQQRVAIARALAMKPKVMLFDEPTSALDPEMIKEVLDVMKTLANEGMTMVVVTHEMGFAREVGDRVIFMDEGRIVEEGTPDAVFLHAKEERTQAFLSKIL; this is encoded by the coding sequence ATGATAAGCATTAAAAATCTTCATAAAAAATTTGGTAATTTGCATGTGCTAAAAGGCGTTAATGCCCATATCAGCGAACAAGAGGTTGTTGTTATTATTGGACCGAGCGGCTCCGGCAAGAGTACGCTGCTCCGGTGCATGAATTATCTGGAACAGCCTACAGAGGGCGAAATCATTGTGGACGGCATTCCCCTCACTAATGAGGCTAATATCAATAAAGTCCGGGAAGAAGTCGGCATGGTTTTTCAGCGCTTCAATCTGTTCCCTCATATGACAGTACTGCAAAATATCGCTTTGGCGCCGGTAAAAGTCCGTAAGCTGACGCAGCCGGAAGCCGACAAGATCGCCCGCGACCTGCTGGAAAAGGTTGGGCTGGAGGACAAAGCCGACGCTTACCCTGATCAGCTCTCCGGCGGCCAGCAGCAACGGGTGGCTATTGCCCGGGCGCTTGCCATGAAGCCGAAAGTCATGTTATTTGATGAGCCTACCTCGGCACTTGACCCGGAAATGATTAAGGAAGTTCTGGATGTTATGAAGACTCTGGCTAATGAAGGCATGACCATGGTGGTGGTTACCCACGAGATGGGTTTTGCCCGCGAAGTGGGCGACAGAGTCATTTTTATGGATGAAGGCCGGATTGTGGAAGAAGGCACGCCTGATGCGGTATTTTTGCATGCTAAAGAAGAGCGGACCCAGGCCTTTTTGTCGAAGATTTTATAA
- a CDS encoding amino acid ABC transporter permease, with protein MDFDFNLIVDSFPLLLMGAGVTVQITALSVGFGLLIGMFVGIARLSTLWPVKMLAAIYVDFIRGTPLLVQIFLIYFALPLMVGQRIDPFIAAITACSVNSGAYVAEIFRSGIQSIDKGQTEAGRSLGMTWAQTMRYIILPQAFKRIIPPLGNEFIAMLKDSSLVSVIGFEELTRRGQLIIARTYGSFEIWLTVAFIYLIMTFTISRLVDYLERRYKTDDKH; from the coding sequence TTGGACTTTGATTTTAATTTAATTGTTGACTCGTTTCCCTTGCTCCTCATGGGGGCCGGTGTCACCGTGCAGATTACTGCGCTTAGTGTCGGCTTTGGTCTTTTGATCGGTATGTTTGTCGGTATAGCCAGGCTATCAACCCTATGGCCAGTGAAAATGCTGGCTGCCATATATGTGGATTTTATCCGGGGTACACCACTGCTGGTACAGATTTTTCTCATTTATTTTGCATTGCCCCTGATGGTGGGACAGCGGATTGATCCTTTTATTGCCGCCATTACGGCCTGCAGTGTGAACAGCGGCGCTTATGTTGCCGAAATTTTCCGGTCAGGGATTCAGTCCATTGACAAAGGACAAACAGAAGCCGGACGGTCGCTAGGTATGACCTGGGCCCAAACTATGCGCTACATAATTCTGCCGCAGGCCTTCAAGCGCATTATTCCTCCTTTGGGCAACGAATTTATTGCCATGCTTAAGGATTCTTCGCTGGTGTCGGTAATCGGTTTTGAAGAGCTTACCCGGCGCGGTCAGCTGATTATTGCCCGTACCTATGGCTCATTTGAAATTTGGCTGACTGTCGCTTTTATTTACCTGATTATGACCTTTACCATATCCCGCCTTGTGGATTATCTTGAGCGGAGGTACAAGACTGATGATAAGCATTAA
- a CDS encoding basic amino acid ABC transporter substrate-binding protein — MPKKVGILSIFLMFLLAAGLTGCGQQTAKPAETPKAKVLKVGSETTFAPFEFQDEKSKEYVGFDMDLIRAIGKEMGVEVQIQSMGFDGLIPALEAGNIDVAISGMTITAERAKKVDFSTPYYKSGLSMVVKVDNDTLKTFKDLEGKRIAVQIGTTGAMEAKKIKDATIREFNNAPEAFMELKAGGVDAVVNDLPVNEYYIAQAGGKDAKVVGEPLTSEEYGIAISKKNTETTEKVNKAIEALKKNGEYERIYMKWFGKKPPQ; from the coding sequence GTGCCGAAAAAAGTTGGTATTTTATCTATTTTCCTTATGTTCCTTCTGGCCGCAGGTCTAACCGGCTGCGGGCAGCAAACGGCAAAACCGGCCGAGACGCCGAAAGCTAAGGTGCTTAAGGTTGGTTCCGAGACTACGTTTGCACCGTTTGAGTTCCAGGATGAAAAGAGCAAAGAATATGTGGGCTTTGATATGGACCTGATCCGTGCTATCGGCAAGGAAATGGGCGTAGAAGTGCAAATTCAGAGCATGGGCTTTGACGGCCTGATTCCGGCGCTCGAGGCCGGCAATATCGATGTTGCGATTTCGGGGATGACGATTACTGCCGAGCGGGCGAAGAAAGTCGATTTTTCCACTCCCTATTACAAGTCTGGTCTGTCCATGGTTGTTAAAGTCGATAATGATACATTAAAGACGTTTAAGGATCTTGAAGGCAAACGCATTGCCGTGCAAATCGGCACTACCGGCGCCATGGAAGCTAAAAAAATTAAAGATGCCACCATCCGTGAGTTTAACAATGCGCCGGAAGCTTTTATGGAGCTGAAGGCAGGCGGTGTAGACGCGGTTGTTAATGATCTGCCTGTTAACGAATATTATATTGCGCAGGCCGGCGGCAAGGATGCCAAGGTTGTAGGCGAACCACTCACTTCCGAGGAATACGGTATTGCCATCTCCAAGAAAAACACCGAGACAACTGAAAAAGTCAACAAAGCTATCGAAGCATTGAAGAAAAATGGCGAATATGAAAGAATATACATGAAATGGTTTGGCAAAAAGCCTCCCCAATAG
- a CDS encoding zinc-ribbon domain containing protein produces the protein MAFQDKTLKCKDCEKDFVFTAGEQEFYAEKGFENEPARCRECRGNRRRSRDGGEGQTAPREMHEAVCAECGVTTQVPFKPRNDRPIYCRDCFIAQKGQ, from the coding sequence ATGGCTTTTCAGGACAAAACTCTTAAGTGCAAGGACTGTGAAAAGGACTTTGTTTTTACAGCTGGGGAGCAGGAGTTTTATGCGGAAAAAGGTTTTGAAAATGAACCTGCTCGTTGTCGTGAATGTCGGGGTAACAGAAGACGCAGCCGTGATGGCGGTGAAGGACAGACAGCTCCCAGGGAAATGCATGAAGCGGTATGTGCCGAATGCGGTGTAACCACCCAAGTTCCATTTAAACCTCGCAATGATCGTCCGATTTATTGCCGTGACTGCTTTATCGCCCAAAAAGGGCAATAA
- a CDS encoding HD-GYP domain-containing protein: MAESYTIIKCSVHQLRPGFELGESVFSPDGSGLLHAGTILTERQIARILNYGLDSVRIRQTVLTPEAAPEPAAEAYCEPDMAAGVSEQENEFSGLYSRCVQDMKKCFTLIRLERHLDYALLDTLVDSVARLASRGIAATALLHTLTRTEDYLVHHSVNVGILAHIIGELSGVFSLIQQRNLILAGILHDIGKLEVSSKVLYKNGALTEDELAAVRQHPAIAFKFFSRYKEIPESVRFGVLQHHERDDGSGYPLHTNAAKNHPIAKVLGIADVYDAMTSKKTYGQEISPFAAIDTIQADMFAGKFSPDYSTPFLHELCQTLICRYVTLSDGRTGQLVFWNRSGKENCLVRFSDGKILDVSQQPGLKIAKLVC; this comes from the coding sequence ATGGCTGAAAGTTATACTATTATAAAATGTTCTGTCCACCAACTCCGTCCGGGCTTCGAACTGGGGGAATCGGTATTTTCACCTGACGGCAGCGGCTTGCTTCATGCGGGCACCATACTTACAGAAAGGCAAATTGCCCGGATTCTCAATTATGGGCTTGATTCTGTTCGCATTCGCCAAACGGTTCTGACGCCGGAGGCGGCACCAGAGCCGGCAGCAGAGGCATATTGTGAACCAGATATGGCTGCCGGTGTATCGGAGCAGGAAAACGAATTTTCCGGCCTCTATAGCCGCTGTGTGCAGGATATGAAAAAATGCTTTACCCTTATCAGACTGGAAAGGCACCTGGATTACGCTTTGCTGGATACCCTTGTTGACTCGGTGGCTCGTCTGGCCTCCCGCGGCATTGCCGCTACGGCTTTGCTGCACACGCTAACCCGCACGGAGGATTATTTGGTTCATCATTCTGTCAATGTTGGTATCTTAGCTCATATTATCGGTGAGTTAAGCGGTGTTTTTAGTTTAATCCAGCAGCGCAACCTGATTTTGGCAGGTATTCTTCATGATATCGGCAAGCTGGAAGTGTCGTCCAAGGTATTGTATAAAAATGGCGCACTGACAGAGGACGAGTTAGCTGCCGTGCGTCAGCATCCGGCGATAGCCTTTAAATTTTTCAGCCGGTATAAAGAAATTCCGGAAAGTGTTCGTTTTGGGGTCCTGCAGCATCATGAGCGTGATGATGGCTCAGGCTACCCGCTGCATACCAATGCCGCCAAAAATCATCCTATTGCCAAGGTGCTTGGTATTGCCGATGTATATGATGCCATGACTTCAAAAAAAACCTACGGGCAGGAAATATCGCCCTTTGCCGCTATTGACACCATCCAGGCCGATATGTTCGCCGGCAAGTTTTCGCCGGATTACAGCACACCGTTTTTGCATGAATTGTGTCAGACGCTTATCTGCAGATATGTAACACTCAGCGATGGACGTACCGGGCAGCTGGTTTTTTGGAACCGGAGCGGCAAAGAAAACTGTTTAGTCCGGTTTTCTGACGGGAAAATACTGGATGTCAGTCAGCAGCCTGGCCTGAAAATAGCCAAATTGGTATGCTAA